A section of the Anabaena cylindrica PCC 7122 genome encodes:
- a CDS encoding DUF2996 domain-containing protein yields the protein MAEETNQNQAGEVAANAAATAPEKPPAAAKAPKKEKPPAVEDKPFEEFIQQEYLPALQKAIVAEGVPDVELTFAKQKYPITGFNSAEECWQIIGSWQEGQRQFNVYFPDADIQGKKGFSCNEGKKPSTLESFLIDERKITLDLLVSRLVYRLNGQKWLGRN from the coding sequence ATGGCAGAAGAAACCAATCAAAATCAAGCGGGAGAGGTAGCTGCCAATGCTGCTGCAACCGCCCCAGAAAAACCTCCAGCAGCAGCTAAAGCACCCAAAAAGGAAAAACCACCTGCTGTAGAAGATAAGCCTTTTGAGGAATTTATTCAGCAAGAATACCTACCAGCTTTGCAAAAAGCAATTGTTGCAGAAGGAGTCCCAGATGTAGAGCTAACTTTTGCCAAGCAGAAATATCCCATCACTGGCTTTAACTCAGCCGAAGAATGCTGGCAAATTATCGGCAGTTGGCAAGAAGGACAGCGCCAATTTAACGTCTACTTCCCCGATGCAGATATTCAGGGCAAAAAAGGCTTTTCCTGTAACGAAGGGAAAAAACCTAGTACCCTTGAGTCATTCTTAATTGATGAGCGCAAAATTACCCTGGATTTATTGGTATCCCGCTTAGTCTACCGTTTAAACGGTCAAAAATGGCTAGGTAGAAATTAA
- a CDS encoding alpha/beta fold hydrolase, with product MSIQEHKITVDSLEWYYREAEPIGRSDLLPVVLLHGIIAQSYSWRNILPALAAQGTRAIAPDWIGYGFSGKPEKRDFAYTPDAFITALAAFIQALELERFSLVVQGYLGSVGLQYALRNPEKIANIAILNTPVSTSAKLPWKIQQMGLPLAGEVMTQDPLLVDRTLEAGSRYRIEDKDLDIYRKPYLKSSSSGRGLLSTIRNLQLDQAMTEIETGFKQWQKPILLQWGMIDPWLSVDIAETFVQSVPDAEIIKLNNVGHYPQEHYHETILQDLLPFVRCSKPN from the coding sequence GTGTCAATACAAGAACATAAGATAACAGTAGATTCCTTAGAGTGGTACTATCGGGAAGCAGAACCGATTGGTAGAAGTGATTTATTGCCAGTGGTATTGCTACATGGCATAATTGCCCAAAGTTATAGCTGGAGAAACATTCTACCAGCATTGGCTGCACAAGGAACAAGAGCGATCGCACCCGATTGGATAGGTTACGGCTTTTCTGGTAAACCTGAAAAACGCGATTTCGCTTACACTCCCGACGCATTCATCACAGCATTAGCAGCATTTATTCAAGCTTTAGAATTAGAAAGATTTTCCCTAGTTGTACAAGGATATTTAGGTTCCGTTGGTTTACAATATGCCTTGCGTAATCCTGAAAAAATAGCCAACATTGCAATTTTAAATACTCCAGTTTCCACATCTGCAAAATTACCTTGGAAAATTCAACAAATGGGTTTACCTCTAGCAGGTGAAGTCATGACACAAGATCCCCTTCTAGTTGATAGAACTTTAGAAGCTGGTAGCCGTTACCGAATAGAAGATAAAGATTTAGATATTTATCGCAAACCCTACTTAAAAAGTTCTTCATCTGGTCGTGGACTACTTTCCACCATTAGAAATTTGCAACTTGACCAAGCCATGACAGAAATAGAAACTGGTTTTAAACAATGGCAGAAACCAATTTTATTACAATGGGGAATGATAGACCCTTGGTTATCTGTAGATATAGCTGAAACCTTTGTCCAATCTGTACCAGATGCCGAAATCATCAAATTAAATAACGTGGGACATTATCCCCAAGAACATTATCACGAAACTATTTTACAAGACCTCTTACCCTTTGTGCGTTGCTCAAAGCCGAATTAA
- a CDS encoding type II toxin-antitoxin system HicB family antitoxin: protein MRYQVKLNKIDKVYAIWCPALPGCWTVGETEQEALDKMKYAIQAYLETMDEVGKNAEFYYVEVR, encoded by the coding sequence ATGCGATATCAAGTCAAGTTAAATAAAATAGATAAAGTATATGCTATCTGGTGTCCTGCCTTACCTGGATGTTGGACAGTTGGAGAAACGGAACAAGAGGCTTTAGACAAGATGAAATATGCTATTCAAGCTTACCTAGAAACCATGGATGAAGTTGGGAAAAATGCTGAATTTTATTATGTAGAAGTGCGATGA
- a CDS encoding TIGR04376 family protein: protein MGLFDDLSRFLEERLEEFLRNNPHLELEMLLEQLREQEEDTLKLIAELQLQEKRSQDDILSTAQEIQRWHIRVQKAKAAGREDLAAPAQDREDALLREGNQRWGQMQGLKDRITQSQELLRKIQQRRQEVQAKATAAQTARQTERAKVQTPQRLETNAWQTSASSFDDLEDKFHRWETQDELEQMKRNMGK, encoded by the coding sequence GTGGGCTTATTTGATGATTTAAGTCGGTTTTTAGAAGAACGTTTAGAAGAATTCTTGCGTAACAATCCCCATTTGGAATTGGAGATGCTGTTAGAACAGCTGCGGGAACAAGAAGAAGATACCTTAAAGCTGATTGCAGAGTTACAATTACAAGAGAAGCGATCGCAAGATGATATTCTCTCTACCGCCCAAGAAATCCAGCGCTGGCACATTCGTGTACAAAAGGCCAAAGCCGCAGGTAGAGAGGATTTAGCCGCACCAGCGCAAGATAGAGAAGACGCACTACTCCGCGAAGGAAATCAGCGTTGGGGACAAATGCAGGGTTTAAAAGACCGCATTACCCAATCTCAAGAACTATTACGCAAAATTCAGCAACGTCGTCAAGAAGTACAAGCTAAAGCTACCGCAGCACAGACAGCGCGACAAACAGAACGCGCAAAAGTTCAAACTCCGCAGCGTTTAGAAACCAATGCTTGGCAGACTTCAGCTAGTAGCTTTGACGACTTAGAAGATAAATTTCATCGTTGGGAAACTCAAGATGAGTTGGAACAAATGAAGCGAAATATGGGTAAATAA
- a CDS encoding TM2 domain-containing protein, protein MNAQENRNKDRLLISYALCAGGFLGIAGLHRLYNGKIATGVLWLLTFGFFYVGQLVDLVLIPGMVDEYEQKLRLKAGLSPLGLPLNQAVVNSQVYRPTGNQLMVQLLEAAEIKGGNLTVTQGVKATGASFAEVEKVLTEMLQSGYVRIDNDPITGAVTYHFYELSS, encoded by the coding sequence ATGAATGCACAAGAAAATCGGAACAAAGACCGTCTTCTAATCTCTTATGCCTTGTGTGCAGGTGGGTTTTTAGGAATAGCAGGATTACACCGTTTGTATAATGGCAAAATAGCTACTGGTGTTTTGTGGCTATTAACGTTTGGTTTTTTCTATGTAGGCCAGTTAGTGGATCTAGTGCTGATTCCGGGAATGGTTGACGAATATGAACAAAAACTGAGACTCAAAGCAGGTTTATCTCCTTTGGGTTTACCACTCAATCAAGCAGTAGTTAATTCCCAAGTTTACCGCCCCACTGGTAATCAACTGATGGTTCAACTGCTTGAGGCCGCAGAAATCAAGGGTGGTAATTTAACTGTGACTCAAGGGGTAAAGGCAACGGGAGCCAGTTTTGCTGAAGTGGAAAAGGTTCTCACAGAAATGCTGCAATCAGGTTATGTAAGAATAGACAACGACCCCATTACTGGAGCCGTTACCTACCATTTCTATGAATTGTCAAGTTAA
- a CDS encoding tetratricopeptide repeat protein: MLNSIYAYGYSSLAYILYNSGDYQGAIENYSQAILLNSEDLTSYISRGVARSLTKDYQNAIEDFNQAIRLSPQYAQAYAERGIARAAIGENQTAIEDCHRAIQLNPQYVRAYFGRGAAHFYSGNYQGALEDFSLITRMERSAISYYNLGILQYSQGINSQVIKHLTKALDIDPNLMSAYYVRGNACYDLGDEQGAFADFAEAKHIESVGADKIYFEDEFALYARGLAYHRLGNRENAIADLQESAQIALKHQNTIFHQKVINFMSEIQS, from the coding sequence ATGCTCAATTCAATATATGCCTATGGATACTCCAGTCTTGCTTATATACTCTATAATTCTGGCGACTATCAAGGAGCTATTGAAAATTATAGTCAGGCAATTTTACTAAATTCAGAGGATTTGACATCATATATTAGTCGTGGTGTGGCTCGTTCACTGACAAAGGATTACCAAAATGCAATTGAAGACTTTAATCAAGCAATCCGACTGAGTCCTCAATATGCTCAAGCTTATGCTGAACGTGGTATTGCTCGTGCAGCAATAGGTGAAAATCAAACTGCAATTGAAGATTGTCATCGTGCAATTCAATTAAATCCGCAATATGTACGAGCCTATTTTGGACGAGGTGCAGCGCATTTTTACTCTGGTAACTATCAAGGTGCGCTAGAAGACTTCAGTCTGATAACCAGAATGGAACGTTCTGCTATTTCTTACTACAATTTGGGCATTCTGCAATATTCTCAGGGTATTAATAGTCAAGTAATTAAGCACTTAACCAAGGCTCTTGATATAGATCCTAATTTAATGTCTGCTTACTATGTGCGGGGTAATGCGTGTTATGACTTAGGAGATGAGCAAGGTGCATTCGCAGATTTTGCTGAAGCAAAGCACATTGAATCAGTAGGTGCAGATAAAATATATTTCGAGGATGAATTTGCTCTCTACGCAAGAGGTTTGGCTTACCATCGCTTAGGTAATCGGGAGAATGCGATCGCAGATCTCCAAGAATCAGCCCAAATTGCGTTAAAGCATCAAAACACAATATTTCACCAAAAGGTGATCAACTTCATGAGCGAAATTCAGTCTTAA
- a CDS encoding D-alanyl-D-alanine carboxypeptidase family protein: MKHHSRIKRRLRKITFITVIIFLFFTLVGSTDTNYYQSLQNAALTINANIVPSTSAPFIPNQQLNEQERFLATITHQLANIPQIDSYEYILLRAYGAVFINQESEVKLPQKVILDDESETQNFQGSMRVALVEGTRECYLQKSAADAFNKARILANIPLKSGYSGDCTRSFATNLRFWQKYANSGTLEQVKQGKETKILDTVAPPGTSQHLWGLAIDLRVSSPLQRKVLNQNGWFQTVTNDIPHWTYLRWSEEDLPKFGLRAKIIRGITYWVTPI; encoded by the coding sequence ATGAAACATCATTCAAGAATAAAACGCCGTTTAAGAAAAATAACTTTTATTACCGTCATTATCTTCCTATTTTTTACCTTGGTTGGTAGTACTGATACTAACTATTATCAATCATTACAGAATGCTGCTCTAACAATTAATGCCAATATAGTACCATCTACATCTGCACCATTTATTCCCAATCAACAACTAAATGAGCAAGAGCGTTTTTTAGCTACAATTACCCATCAATTAGCAAATATTCCCCAAATTGATAGTTATGAATATATTTTACTGCGTGCTTATGGTGCGGTATTTATCAATCAAGAATCAGAAGTTAAGCTACCACAAAAAGTTATCTTAGACGATGAAAGTGAAACACAGAATTTTCAGGGTAGTATGCGAGTAGCATTAGTTGAAGGGACTAGAGAATGTTATTTACAAAAATCCGCTGCTGATGCTTTTAATAAAGCCAGGATTTTGGCAAATATTCCCCTAAAATCTGGATATTCTGGTGATTGTACTCGCAGTTTTGCTACCAATTTAAGATTTTGGCAAAAATACGCGAATAGTGGAACTTTGGAACAAGTAAAACAAGGTAAAGAAACAAAAATTCTCGATACAGTTGCACCCCCAGGAACTTCACAACATCTGTGGGGATTAGCGATTGATTTACGAGTATCTAGTCCACTACAGAGAAAAGTTTTAAATCAAAATGGTTGGTTTCAGACTGTCACAAATGATATTCCCCATTGGACTTATCTTCGTTGGAGTGAAGAGGATTTACCTAAGTTTGGATTAAGGGCTAAAATTATCAGAGGTATTACTTATTGGGTTACACCCATTTAG
- the acsF gene encoding magnesium-protoporphyrin IX monomethyl ester (oxidative) cyclase has product MVDSLKKPGFEEMRPGVKVPSKESLLTPRFYTTDFDEMARMDISVNEDELRAILEEFRIDYNRHHFVRDGEFEQSWDHIDGETRQLFVEFLERSCTAEFSGFLLYKELGRRLKDKSPLLAECFNLMSRDEARHAGFLNKAMSDFNLSLDLGFLTKSRSYTFFKPKFIFYATYLSEKIGYWRYITIYRHLEQHPEDRIYPIFRFFENWCQDENRHGDFFDAVMRAQPQMLNDWRAKLWSRFFLLSVFATMYLNDIQRKDFYASLGLDAREYDIHVIKKTNETAGRVFPLMLDVENPEFYQRLDVCVKNNEKLTAISNSNTPKFLQFFQKAPIYLSHGWQLLNLYLMKPIDAVSAHGQAR; this is encoded by the coding sequence ATGGTAGATTCTCTAAAAAAACCAGGCTTTGAGGAAATGCGTCCTGGGGTTAAAGTCCCTTCAAAAGAAAGCCTCTTAACACCCCGCTTTTACACAACAGATTTTGATGAAATGGCGCGGATGGACATCTCCGTCAACGAAGATGAGTTAAGAGCCATCCTAGAAGAATTTCGCATTGATTACAACCGCCATCACTTTGTCAGAGATGGGGAGTTTGAGCAATCCTGGGATCACATTGATGGGGAAACTCGCCAATTGTTCGTTGAATTTCTCGAACGCTCCTGTACAGCCGAGTTTTCCGGCTTTTTGCTCTACAAAGAACTCGGCCGTCGCTTGAAGGATAAAAGCCCTCTATTAGCTGAGTGCTTTAATCTGATGTCACGGGATGAAGCGCGTCATGCTGGTTTTTTAAACAAAGCCATGTCAGACTTTAATCTATCCCTAGATTTAGGTTTTCTGACTAAGAGTCGCAGTTACACCTTCTTTAAGCCCAAATTCATCTTCTACGCTACTTATCTTTCTGAGAAGATTGGTTATTGGCGCTATATCACCATTTATCGCCATTTAGAACAACATCCTGAAGACCGGATTTACCCAATTTTCCGCTTCTTTGAAAATTGGTGTCAGGATGAAAACCGCCACGGCGATTTCTTTGATGCCGTCATGAGAGCGCAGCCACAAATGCTAAATGACTGGAGAGCCAAGCTATGGAGTCGGTTTTTCCTGTTGTCGGTGTTTGCAACAATGTATCTCAATGATATTCAGCGCAAAGATTTTTATGCTTCTCTCGGCTTAGATGCGAGAGAATATGACATCCACGTGATCAAGAAGACCAATGAAACAGCAGGTAGAGTCTTCCCACTCATGCTTGATGTAGAAAATCCAGAGTTTTATCAGCGTTTGGATGTTTGTGTCAAAAATAACGAAAAATTGACAGCAATTTCCAACTCTAATACACCTAAATTCTTGCAATTCTTCCAAAAAGCGCCAATTTACCTTTCTCATGGTTGGCAGTTATTAAATCTATACCTGATGAAACCCATTGATGCGGTTTCTGCTCACGGTCAAGCTCGCTAA
- a CDS encoding site-2 protease family protein, producing MNSTIRVGNLFGIPFYIHPSWFLVLGLVTWSYSSGLAAQFPQLGGGLPLVLGLMTALLLFGSVVAHELGHSFVAIRQGIDVKSITLFIFGGLASLEKESQTPGEAFWVAIAGPLVSFLLFATATTVGFATAASGPLAAILGLLASVNLTLALFNLIPGLPLDGGNILKAIVWKITGKSYKGVVVASRIGQIFGWIAIASGLIPLLLFGSFVNVWNLLIGSFLLQNAGKAAQFARVQEKLTGLTAADAVNNDSPIVTANLTLREFADQQLLNAQEYRRFLVTDEEGQLLGAISIDDLRTIPNTLWSDTQVFQVMKPIEQSSTVQSDQPLLEVVQLLETQKLSALAVIRENGFLVGILEKAAIINLLQKKVQTKFA from the coding sequence ATGAATAGTACAATTCGGGTTGGCAACCTTTTCGGAATACCTTTCTATATACATCCGTCTTGGTTTTTAGTTTTAGGTTTGGTAACTTGGAGCTATAGCAGCGGACTAGCGGCACAATTTCCCCAATTAGGTGGGGGATTACCTTTGGTACTAGGATTGATGACGGCACTGTTGCTATTTGGCTCGGTTGTTGCCCATGAATTAGGACACAGCTTTGTCGCTATTCGCCAAGGAATTGATGTCAAATCAATTACACTGTTTATATTTGGTGGACTGGCAAGCTTAGAAAAAGAATCACAAACTCCTGGGGAGGCTTTTTGGGTAGCTATTGCTGGACCATTAGTTAGTTTCCTGCTATTCGCTACAGCGACAACAGTTGGTTTTGCAACTGCCGCATCTGGTCCATTGGCAGCTATCTTGGGTCTACTAGCTTCTGTGAATTTGACCTTAGCTCTATTTAACCTCATTCCTGGCTTACCTTTGGATGGAGGAAATATACTGAAAGCAATAGTTTGGAAAATTACTGGTAAATCCTATAAAGGAGTGGTTGTTGCCAGCCGAATTGGTCAAATTTTTGGTTGGATAGCGATCGCATCTGGTCTTATTCCTCTACTATTATTTGGTAGCTTTGTTAACGTCTGGAACTTATTAATTGGCTCATTCTTGCTGCAAAATGCTGGAAAAGCTGCCCAATTTGCTAGAGTGCAAGAAAAACTCACAGGTTTAACAGCAGCAGATGCTGTAAACAACGATAGCCCCATTGTCACAGCGAATTTGACTTTAAGAGAGTTTGCAGATCAACAACTCTTAAATGCTCAAGAATACCGTCGCTTCTTGGTGACAGATGAGGAAGGACAATTGCTGGGAGCAATATCAATTGATGACTTGCGAACCATCCCCAATACATTATGGTCAGATACTCAAGTCTTCCAAGTAATGAAACCAATCGAGCAGTCCAGCACTGTACAATCGGATCAACCATTGCTAGAAGTAGTACAGTTACTCGAAACACAAAAGTTATCAGCATTGGCTGTAATTCGTGAAAATGGTTTCCTAGTCGGAATTTTAGAAAAAGCTGCAATTATCAACTTACTTCAGAAGAAAGTACAAACAAAATTTGCATAA
- a CDS encoding ABC transporter permease, with translation MENSILLDVLATLQRLFVGYIPASVLGIFIGFVIGINGIVYQLFTRLFQIPNSIPSIAFLPIALILFKENETAAIFVVFIGVLWAVIVETATGIQQFRKYDNNFRVAIHHIFKALRIGLWIAWFTVIATEMLAGSKGLGFLAWNGYKAGNPKYIIDSILYIAIIGVFLDQLLDLTGYILSQMVSDRGKSSKT, from the coding sequence ATGGAAAATAGTATATTGTTAGACGTTTTGGCTACCCTACAACGCTTATTTGTAGGTTATATTCCCGCCTCGGTTTTAGGTATATTTATCGGCTTTGTAATTGGTATCAATGGTATAGTTTATCAGCTATTTACACGATTATTCCAAATCCCAAATAGCATTCCTTCTATAGCATTTTTACCCATTGCGCTCATTCTATTTAAAGAGAACGAAACCGCAGCTATTTTTGTGGTGTTCATTGGTGTACTCTGGGCAGTTATTGTGGAAACAGCTACAGGTATCCAACAATTTCGTAAATATGATAATAACTTCCGCGTAGCTATCCATCACATTTTTAAAGCTTTGAGAATTGGTCTTTGGATAGCCTGGTTTACAGTTATTGCTACAGAAATGCTGGCAGGTTCAAAAGGACTTGGCTTTCTGGCATGGAATGGTTATAAAGCTGGCAATCCTAAATATATAATTGACTCCATACTCTACATTGCTATTATCGGTGTTTTTTTGGATCAATTACTAGATTTAACCGGATATATTCTCTCTCAAATGGTTTCAGATAGAGGGAAATCTTCCAAAACTTAA